In one Bacteroidales bacterium genomic region, the following are encoded:
- a CDS encoding RNA polymerase sigma factor encodes MTVLEFNYRLISMQSYLQYFAKKLTMNEEDANDLVQETNYKALLFREKYVHHTNFKAWLFTIMKNIFINNYRRNKKARTFLDTTDNLHYIHKQIDAFPVSPDSELQVKEVRKAVDSLEDDHRMPFEMHTQGFKYKEIADELDISIGTVKSRIFFGRKKLMERLEGYGN; translated from the coding sequence ATGACCGTATTAGAATTCAATTATAGACTCATCAGCATGCAAAGTTACCTTCAGTACTTTGCCAAAAAGCTGACCATGAATGAAGAAGATGCCAACGACCTGGTTCAGGAAACAAATTACAAAGCACTTTTGTTTCGTGAAAAGTATGTGCATCACACTAATTTCAAGGCCTGGTTGTTTACCATCATGAAGAATATCTTCATCAACAATTACAGGCGGAACAAAAAAGCCAGGACTTTTCTTGATACTACAGACAACCTGCATTACATTCACAAGCAGATCGATGCTTTCCCGGTTTCTCCTGATTCCGAGCTGCAGGTGAAGGAAGTGCGTAAAGCTGTTGATAGTCTGGAGGATGACCATAGGATGCCATTTGAGATGCATACCCAGGGGTTCAAGTATAAAGAAATTGCCGATGAACTTGATATCTCAATAGGAACTGTTAAAAGCCGTATTTTCTTTGGCCGCAAGAAACTCATGGAAAGACTTGAAGGTTATGGAAACTGA
- a CDS encoding pyridoxal phosphate-dependent aminotransferase translates to MELPAQRILNLSESETLAMTRRCRELAAEGVDVINLSIGEPDFNTPEHIKEAAIKAIHENRTHYPPVPGYPELRKAICHKLKRDNNLEFTPEQIVVSTGAKHSIANAMISLVNAGEEVILPAPYWVSYKEMVKLARGTAVFIPATVKTDFKITPEQLENAITPKTKVILYSSPCNPTGSVYSREELHALAEVIARHPNIFVISDEIYELINFDCQHESIAQFDFIRDQVIVINGVSKGFAMTGWRLGYLAAPTWIAKACDKLQGQMTSATCSISQYAAIEAMMTDPEKSPDIRDMIFTFRKRRNRMHELLQTIPGLITNLPKGAFYFFPDVTHYFGKSYGGRTINNACDLADYLLDVGHVALVPGDAFGNPDCIRISYATSMELLVEAVERIKKCLADLA, encoded by the coding sequence ATGGAACTCCCTGCGCAAAGAATCCTTAATCTATCTGAATCGGAAACACTTGCAATGACACGCCGCTGCCGTGAGCTGGCGGCCGAAGGTGTCGACGTGATCAACCTCAGCATTGGTGAACCTGACTTCAACACACCTGAACATATTAAAGAAGCTGCCATCAAAGCCATTCATGAAAACCGCACGCATTATCCGCCTGTACCGGGTTATCCTGAATTACGCAAGGCCATTTGTCACAAGCTCAAACGGGATAATAACCTCGAATTCACGCCGGAGCAGATCGTTGTATCCACCGGTGCGAAGCACTCCATAGCCAACGCCATGATTAGCCTGGTTAATGCCGGTGAGGAAGTTATTCTGCCTGCGCCTTACTGGGTTTCTTATAAAGAGATGGTCAAACTGGCAAGGGGAACGGCAGTTTTTATTCCTGCCACTGTGAAGACCGATTTTAAAATCACACCGGAGCAGCTGGAAAATGCCATTACACCAAAGACCAAAGTCATCCTTTATAGCAGTCCGTGTAATCCTACAGGTAGTGTTTATTCCCGTGAGGAACTTCATGCCCTGGCCGAAGTCATTGCCCGTCATCCAAATATCTTTGTGATCTCCGATGAGATATACGAGCTGATCAATTTCGACTGCCAGCATGAGAGCATTGCCCAGTTTGACTTTATCCGCGACCAGGTGATCGTGATCAACGGGGTTTCAAAAGGATTTGCCATGACCGGCTGGCGGCTCGGCTACCTGGCAGCGCCAACCTGGATTGCCAAAGCCTGCGATAAACTTCAGGGACAAATGACCTCTGCCACTTGTTCCATCTCACAATATGCGGCTATTGAAGCCATGATGACTGATCCGGAAAAGTCTCCTGACATCAGGGATATGATCTTTACTTTCAGGAAAAGAAGAAACAGAATGCATGAATTGCTTCAAACCATTCCTGGCCTAATCACGAACCTACCTAAAGGAGCTTTTTATTTCTTCCCGGATGTGACGCATTATTTTGGGAAGAGCTATGGTGGAAGAACCATAAATAATGCCTGCGATCTGGCAGATTACCTTTTGGATGTCGGACATGTGGCGCTTGTGCCAGGTGATGCATTCGGAAATCCGGACTGCATCAGAATTTCTTATGCAACATCAATGGAATTGCTGGTTGAAGCAGTTGAGCGTATTAAAAAGTGCCTGGCAGACCTGGCATAA
- a CDS encoding bifunctional ADP-heptose synthase yields the protein MPGRNYQKVFEQFSHLRVMVVGDVMVDAYIFGKVERISPEAPVPVVTVEKRVNHLGGAANVALNVKSLGAEPVLCSVVGNDTKGKEFRQLLAEAEISGEAVVTSNERITTTKFRVIGNKTQMLRVDDEVTDDLAPNDQSLLLGKINEILEKSTIHAIIFQDYNKGVLTADLIHDVIRKARALHIPVAVDPKRKNFLQFNGATLFKPNLKELREGLSRDIRIDDRKSLEDAAGYLHKELEITTVMVTLSEQGVFISRQEPDGKIVRHIIPAHLRNISDVSGAGDTVISLAALGLACGLDPAEIAALANLAGGLVCEEVGVVPVNREKLLIESLTLL from the coding sequence ATGCCAGGGAGGAATTACCAAAAAGTCTTCGAGCAATTTAGCCATCTCAGGGTGATGGTGGTTGGGGATGTGATGGTTGATGCCTACATTTTCGGTAAAGTAGAGAGAATCTCCCCTGAAGCACCTGTGCCTGTGGTTACTGTCGAAAAACGGGTGAACCATCTCGGCGGGGCGGCCAACGTTGCCCTGAACGTGAAATCGCTGGGCGCCGAACCTGTCCTTTGCTCAGTGGTTGGTAATGACACAAAAGGGAAGGAATTCCGGCAGCTGCTTGCAGAAGCAGAGATTTCCGGCGAAGCTGTCGTGACAAGCAATGAACGGATAACCACCACCAAATTCAGGGTAATCGGCAATAAGACACAGATGCTGAGAGTGGATGATGAAGTCACTGATGATCTGGCTCCCAATGATCAATCGTTGCTCCTGGGAAAGATCAATGAGATCCTTGAAAAATCAACTATCCATGCTATTATCTTCCAGGATTACAATAAGGGTGTCCTTACTGCAGATCTGATCCACGATGTTATAAGAAAGGCCCGGGCACTTCATATTCCTGTGGCTGTTGACCCTAAACGGAAAAACTTTCTTCAATTCAATGGCGCCACTTTATTTAAACCTAACCTGAAGGAACTTCGTGAAGGGCTAAGCAGGGATATCAGGATTGATGACCGGAAGAGCCTTGAAGATGCAGCTGGTTACCTGCATAAGGAGCTTGAGATAACGACTGTGATGGTCACTTTATCGGAACAGGGTGTTTTTATCAGCCGTCAGGAGCCGGATGGAAAAATCGTTCGGCATATTATCCCTGCTCATCTGAGGAATATTTCCGATGTTTCCGGTGCCGGAGATACGGTGATCAGTTTGGCAGCCCTTGGCTTGGCCTGTGGTCTCGATCCTGCAGAGATTGCCGCCCTGGCTAACCTGGCCGGCGGACTTGTTTGTGAAGAGGTTGGGGTTGTCCCGGTAAACCGTGAAAAATTGCTTATTGAATCACTTACCTTGCTTTAA
- a CDS encoding PorT family protein has product MRKVFFVFTVFIFLIQVTGSYCQSSKLLNLPKYDYTPYHFGFTLGLNQMLFTVRPASDLNTRVYTSLQTPELAVDSSRLLAVNSSPTFGFNIGIVGDMRLGRQFNLRFVPALSFGERYINYSILGYENNGSTTLIDVKKNVGSVFIDFPLLFKYKSKRHNNILAYLTAGGQYSLDIASNARKRDQGQQIVVKLNKHDFYALVGVGFDFYNPWFKLGVELKMAYGLFDMLKRDNTIYTLGIEKLDSKIFQLCFTFE; this is encoded by the coding sequence TTGAGAAAGGTTTTTTTTGTTTTCACTGTTTTTATTTTCCTCATACAGGTAACCGGATCTTATTGCCAGAGCAGCAAGCTGCTTAATCTGCCCAAGTATGATTATACTCCTTACCACTTTGGATTTACATTGGGGCTAAACCAGATGCTGTTCACAGTCAGGCCCGCTTCCGATTTGAATACACGGGTTTATACTAGTCTTCAGACCCCTGAACTGGCTGTCGATTCCTCCAGGCTCCTGGCAGTCAATTCATCACCTACTTTTGGATTTAATATTGGTATCGTTGGCGATATGCGATTGGGAAGACAGTTCAACCTGCGTTTTGTACCTGCCCTTTCCTTTGGCGAAAGATATATCAACTATTCAATCCTTGGATACGAAAATAACGGCAGCACAACCCTGATCGATGTCAAGAAAAATGTAGGGTCGGTATTTATCGATTTTCCACTTCTGTTTAAATATAAATCCAAGAGGCACAACAACATATTGGCTTATCTTACCGCCGGTGGCCAATATAGCCTCGATATCGCATCAAATGCACGCAAACGGGACCAGGGCCAGCAGATCGTGGTCAAGCTCAATAAACATGATTTCTATGCGTTGGTAGGGGTGGGATTCGATTTCTACAACCCCTGGTTCAAGCTGGGTGTCGAGCTGAAAATGGCTTACGGGCTTTTTGATATGCTCAAAAGGGACAATACCATTTATACATTGGGGATTGAAAAGCTGGACTCAAAAATATTCCAGCTTTGTTTTACCTTTGAATAA